The Amblyomma americanum isolate KBUSLIRL-KWMA chromosome 3, ASM5285725v1, whole genome shotgun sequence genome window below encodes:
- the LOC144124219 gene encoding uncharacterized protein LOC144124219 → MTSTSFHWLLEQLVRQHARPYASRVFDSGTGKSFWVLPEEIRVPLPGMSMHRDEAGRSQRILRKQVLRPLSSADASNGDGDDINAVWHHGIFGLNESPRTVLPTSLATVDPPCSHGQHEGMNAKLLSPSLQLSAADTTAQKEQEVIGNALDTRRGGGAALQLGRKLRTGSQDTVTSIQLEADALSKESTNSCKGAMEGNSIKHIATRSLESAKVIIRGPRSLLVGAVSSRRRRTCYGSRRAKLCTAQQAPSSLAGRSVPIRAGFVLLRGYLVAGTGAGTSTSRLTAEMSTPRRDR, encoded by the exons atgaccAGCACATCCTTCCACTGGCTGCTCGAGCAGCTCGTTCGTCAGCACGCGCGGCCGTATGCGTCTCGAGTGTTCGATTCAGGAACGGGAAAATCCTTCTGGGTGCTTCCGGAAGAAATAAGAGTACCTCTGCCAG GCATGAGCATGCACCGGGACGAAGCTGGTCGCAGCCAGCGTATCCTGAGAAAGCAGGTGCTCCGTCCGCTCTCCTCCGCCGATGCCAGCAACGGCGATGGAGATGACATTAACGCTGTCTGGCACCACGGCATCTTCGGATTGAACGAAAGTCCCAGAACCGTGCTGCCCACGTCACTCGCCACAGTGGATCCTCCTTGCAGCCACGGCCAGCACGAAGGCATGAACGCCAAGCTGCTTTCTCCAAGTTTGCAGTTAAGCGCTGCTGACACCACGGCGCAG AAGGAGCAAGAAGTCATCGGTAATGCACTGGACACACGGCGAGGAGGTGGCGCGGCGCTGCAACTGGGAAGAAAATTAAGAACCGGATCCCAGGACACGGTGACTTCCATCCAACTAGAAGCGGACGCTCTGAGCAAGGAATCCACTAACAGCTGCAAGGGCGCCATGGAGGGAAACAGCATTAAGCACATCG CCACCCGCTCTCTCGAGTCGGCGAAGGTGATCATCCGTGGCCCTCGTTCGCTGCTCGTAGGCGCCGTGTCCAGCAGGCGAAGGCGGACGTGCTACGGGAGCCGCCGTGCGAAACTCTGCACGGCACAGCAGGCGCCCAGCAGCCTAGCCGGTCGCTCTGTGCCAATACGTGCAGGATTCGTGCTCCTCCGAGGATACCTCGTGGCGGGAACCGGTGCTG GTACCAGCACCTCCAGGCTGACTGCGGAAATGTCCACTCCGAGGCGCGACCGCTGA